The sequence ATCTGGTCGCGATGCTCAAAGACCGGGTCAATGACCATGACCTTCGGGCCAAGGCGATCGCACTGGGGATGACCCCGCTCTCCGACCAGCTCAAGACCCTGCTGCTGAACGGGACGACCTCCCTGCACGAGATCATCCGTGTCGGGGTCAAGGACGCCTGATGCGTCCCGCTTTTACCCTCGTCGAAGTGCTGGCCGCCGTTGCGATCGCGGTCATCGCGGGCGCGGCGATGCTGAAGATGAACAGTTCGAACCTCTTCTTCCTCGGTCAGCTTGAACAGACCTCCCGTATGACCGAGAACCTTGCCGTCGCCGCCTTTCATGCCGACAAAAGCCTTCACCGCAGCGACAAACCCCTTTACGACCTGCTGCGTGACAGTTACCCTATTGAGAACGACGATCTGCGTGCCTACCTCAAATCCCAGCGTTACCGCTATACGGAGACCCTGGTCGACACCGTTTCGTTTGATACCGGGATGCTGACGGAGGGGGCAGAGAGCGGGGAGGAGTTCAACGCAAGGGACATCGAGGCCGCAGGCGCCGTTCCGCCGATCCAGTTCGAACTCATCCAGGTCACGCTGAGCGCAGAGCGCCGTCACGGTTCCATCCTTACCATAAGGCCGATGGCCCAATGAAACGCACCGCTTTCACCCTGATGGAACTGCTGATCTCGGTCGTGCTGATCGCCATGCTCGCGCTCTTCCTCTACGGGGCGCTCGGGGGCACCCGTGCCAGCAACGTCACGATGAAGAGCCATGCGGACGCACAGAGCAAGCGGCTCAAGCAGTACGCCCTCTTCTACCGTGACTGCGTCGAATCCTACGCCTTCGGCGTCCTTGCGACCAACGACAAGCACTACCAGGTGCTGCAGCTGCAGACAAAGAACTCCCTCTACGGCATCGCCGCACCCTACGTGACCTACTTCGTCCATGCCGAGACCCTTCAGCTCGTGCGCCTGGAGGCGTCTTTCCCCATCACCCTTCCGGTCCCCTACGATGACCGCGAACGCATTCACGTCAGCATCATCGACAGCGACGTGACGGACTTCAACATCTATACCGGGAAAGTGAAAGAGGCGGTGGAGAGCAATGCAACGGCGTTGGCGCCCGGCAGTGCCGTTCCCTCAGATGCGGGGGCGGGCGATACGACGCAGAACCTGACGTCAGGCCCGCGTACGATCAAAACGCATCTGCTCTACCTGAAAACGAAAGCGGCGCAGCAGCCGCTGCTGATGGAACTGGCTTTTTAGGGAAGGAAGCGCTAGAAGCTTTCGCGGATGCGCTCGGCCAGCTGTTCGGGACGCAGCCCCAGTGACGCTTCCACTTTGAGCGTCGCGCCGTGGGTGATGAAGGCGTCCCCATATTCGAAGCTCTGAAGACGGATATCCCCGATCCCCTCGGATGCGAGCCACTCCAACAGGGCGCTGCCCACCCCGCCGGCCGCGGCGGAGTCGCTGAAGACGAACCAGCGCTTATGGCGGCCGGTGAGCATACGCAGCAGTTCCGTATCGAGCGGTTTGACGAAACGCAGGTCCAGCAGGGCCGCCGGCATCCCCAGCTGCTCCAGGGTCTGCGCCGCACGGCCGACGCCGTTGCCGTACCCGATCAGCAAAATATCACTCTGGGCTTCGATCAGCAGCTCTGCCTTGCCGTATTCAAACGGGGTGGATTCCGGCAGTCCCGCTGTCAGGAAAGCACCCCGGGGGTAACGGAGCCCAAGCGGACGGTCAAAGGCCGCCGCGAAGGCCACGGCCTGGTGCATCGACTTTTCGTCGCGCGGCGCGCAGAGCGTCATATTCGGGATCGCGCGCAGGAAGCTGATGTCGAAGACGCCCTGGTGCGTCTCGCCGTCCTCGCCGACGATCCCCGCCCGGTCCATCGCGAACACGACCGGGAGGTCCATCAGGCAGACGTCGTGGATCACCTGGTCATACCCGCGCTGCAAAAAGGTGGAGTAGATCGTACAGAAGGGCTT is a genomic window of Sulfurimonas sp. HSL1-2 containing:
- a CDS encoding prepilin-type N-terminal cleavage/methylation domain-containing protein — its product is MRPAFTLVEVLAAVAIAVIAGAAMLKMNSSNLFFLGQLEQTSRMTENLAVAAFHADKSLHRSDKPLYDLLRDSYPIENDDLRAYLKSQRYRYTETLVDTVSFDTGMLTEGAESGEEFNARDIEAAGAVPPIQFELIQVTLSAERRHGSILTIRPMAQ
- a CDS encoding prepilin-type N-terminal cleavage/methylation domain-containing protein, whose amino-acid sequence is MKRTAFTLMELLISVVLIAMLALFLYGALGGTRASNVTMKSHADAQSKRLKQYALFYRDCVESYAFGVLATNDKHYQVLQLQTKNSLYGIAAPYVTYFVHAETLQLVRLEASFPITLPVPYDDRERIHVSIIDSDVTDFNIYTGKVKEAVESNATALAPGSAVPSDAGAGDTTQNLTSGPRTIKTHLLYLKTKAAQQPLLMELAF